The following are encoded together in the Bradyrhizobium algeriense genome:
- a CDS encoding pirin family protein yields the protein MSWQPSNDPVLGDPKTCDALDLIIVPRTRDLGDGFEVRRALPHGKRQMVGPFIFFDHFGPVQFIAGKGMDVRPHPHIGLATVTYLFDGSIMHRDSQGNIQEIQPGAMNLMTAGRGIAHSERTPDVQRRDGQKMLGLQSWIALPAGSEEIAPSFQHYAAEALPTVKENGFTARIIAGHGFGLKSPVSMVSPWFYSEVTAQAGTSVPLDPDHEERAIYLVDGEVEIAGERYEGPRLLIFRPGDRITVKAVRPVRMMFLGGDALEGPRHIWWNFVSSSKERIEQAKQDWKTGRFAAVPQEHEFIPLPE from the coding sequence ATGAGCTGGCAACCCTCCAACGATCCCGTGCTCGGCGATCCCAAAACCTGCGATGCGCTCGATCTCATTATCGTGCCGCGCACCCGCGATCTCGGCGATGGATTTGAGGTGCGCCGCGCGCTGCCGCATGGCAAGCGGCAGATGGTCGGGCCCTTCATCTTCTTCGATCATTTCGGCCCGGTGCAGTTCATCGCCGGCAAGGGCATGGATGTGCGGCCGCATCCGCATATCGGGCTTGCCACCGTCACCTATCTGTTCGACGGCTCGATCATGCACCGCGACAGCCAGGGCAACATCCAGGAGATCCAGCCCGGCGCGATGAACCTGATGACAGCAGGGCGCGGCATCGCGCATTCCGAACGCACGCCCGACGTGCAGCGCCGCGATGGCCAGAAGATGCTGGGCCTGCAAAGCTGGATCGCGCTGCCTGCGGGGTCGGAAGAGATCGCGCCATCGTTCCAGCACTACGCCGCCGAGGCGCTGCCGACCGTGAAGGAGAACGGCTTCACCGCGCGCATCATCGCAGGCCACGGCTTCGGCTTGAAATCGCCGGTGAGCATGGTATCGCCCTGGTTCTATAGCGAAGTGACGGCGCAGGCCGGGACCAGCGTCCCGCTCGATCCTGACCATGAGGAGCGCGCGATCTATCTGGTCGACGGCGAGGTCGAGATCGCGGGCGAGCGCTATGAGGGACCGCGCCTCCTGATCTTCCGGCCGGGCGACCGCATCACCGTGAAGGCCGTGAGGCCTGTGCGGATGATGTTTCTGGGCGGCGACGCGCTGGAGGGGCCGCGGCACATCTGGTGGAATTTCGTTTCTTCCAGCAAGGAGCGGATCGAGCAGGCCAAACAGGACTGGAAAACCGGCCGGTTTGCAGCCGTTCCGCAAGAACATGAGTTCATTCCGCTGCCGGAGTAG
- a CDS encoding phosphoribosylaminoimidazolesuccinocarboxamide synthase, whose translation MNAMLASDLPLPRIGRGKVRDIYAVGDDRVLLLTTDRISAFDVVMAETIPMKGAVLTQISAWWFRQLEGVVPHHMISADADEIIREVPELKNHRADILGRAMLCRRTTVFPVECVIRGYISGSAWKEYAASGTLAGEELKDGLVESEKLDAPIFSPATKAETGHDENITVARVREILGADVAEKLESMARTVYNFGERISRHQGIIIADTKFEFGRAADGRIILIDEVMTPDSSRFWAADVYKPGRPQPSFDKQPLRDYLDAERRAGRWNGDAPPPPLPASVVDATSKRYLEAYRRVTGSELEI comes from the coding sequence ATGAACGCGATGCTCGCCAGCGATCTGCCCCTGCCCCGGATCGGCCGCGGCAAGGTGCGCGATATCTATGCCGTCGGCGACGACCGCGTGCTGCTGCTCACCACCGACCGCATCAGCGCATTCGACGTCGTGATGGCCGAGACCATTCCGATGAAGGGTGCGGTGCTGACCCAGATCAGCGCGTGGTGGTTCCGCCAGCTCGAAGGCGTGGTGCCGCATCACATGATCAGCGCCGATGCCGACGAGATTATCCGCGAGGTGCCCGAGCTGAAAAATCACCGCGCTGACATTCTCGGGCGCGCGATGCTGTGCCGGCGCACCACCGTCTTCCCGGTCGAATGCGTGATCCGCGGCTACATTTCGGGCTCGGCCTGGAAGGAATATGCCGCATCCGGCACGCTGGCCGGCGAGGAGCTGAAGGATGGTCTCGTCGAAAGTGAAAAGCTCGACGCGCCGATCTTCAGCCCGGCCACCAAGGCCGAGACCGGTCATGACGAGAACATCACGGTCGCGCGCGTGCGTGAGATTTTGGGCGCCGACGTCGCCGAAAAACTCGAGAGCATGGCCCGCACCGTCTATAATTTCGGCGAGCGGATCAGCCGCCACCAGGGCATCATCATCGCCGACACCAAGTTCGAGTTCGGCCGCGCGGCGGACGGCCGCATCATCCTGATCGACGAGGTGATGACCCCCGACAGTTCGCGGTTCTGGGCCGCCGACGTCTACAAGCCCGGCCGGCCGCAGCCCTCCTTCGACAAGCAGCCGCTGCGAGACTATCTCGACGCCGAGCGCCGCGCCGGCCGCTGGAACGGTGACGCCCCGCCCCCGCCGCTGCCCGCCAGCGTGGTGGATGCGACGAGCAAGCGGTATCTCGAAGCGTATCGGCGCGTGACCGGGAGTGAACTGGAGATCTAG
- a CDS encoding crotonase/enoyl-CoA hydratase family protein yields MTEADSVLVERDGPITIVSINRPHCRNAVDGATARKLYDAFLAFDADEAASVAVFTGTGGYFCAGADLKAVAAGDPNKKRELGGHDSIAPMGPSRLRLSKPVIAAIEGFAVAGGMELALWADMRVVAEDATFGVFCRRFGVPLIDLGTIRLPRLIGHSQAIDLILTGRPVGAQEALRMGLANRVVGRSEATAQAIALAREIARFPQRCLRADRLSALRQWDLSEEEAIANEMRGGLEVIASGETLSGVTRFASGVGRHGAFGGDGGSD; encoded by the coding sequence ATGACTGAAGCCGACAGCGTGCTCGTCGAACGCGATGGTCCCATCACCATCGTTTCCATCAACCGCCCGCATTGCCGCAACGCCGTTGACGGCGCAACCGCGCGGAAACTCTATGACGCATTCCTCGCCTTCGATGCCGATGAAGCAGCGTCGGTGGCAGTCTTCACCGGCACCGGCGGTTATTTCTGCGCGGGCGCCGACCTCAAGGCGGTGGCGGCGGGCGATCCGAACAAGAAGCGCGAGCTCGGCGGCCACGATTCGATTGCGCCGATGGGGCCGAGCCGCCTGCGGCTGTCGAAGCCGGTGATCGCGGCGATCGAGGGTTTTGCGGTGGCCGGCGGCATGGAACTCGCGTTGTGGGCGGATATGCGCGTGGTTGCGGAAGACGCCACCTTCGGCGTCTTCTGCCGCCGCTTCGGCGTGCCGTTGATCGATCTCGGCACCATTCGCCTGCCGCGGCTGATCGGCCATTCCCAGGCGATCGACCTGATCCTCACCGGCCGCCCGGTCGGCGCGCAGGAGGCGCTGCGCATGGGGCTCGCCAATCGCGTCGTCGGCCGCAGCGAAGCCACGGCGCAGGCGATCGCGCTGGCGCGGGAGATCGCGCGCTTTCCGCAAAGGTGCCTGCGCGCCGACCGGCTGTCGGCGCTGCGGCAATGGGACCTTTCCGAGGAGGAAGCGATCGCCAATGAGATGCGCGGCGGGCTCGAGGTGATCGCCTCGGGCGAAACGCTGTCGGGGGTGACGCGATTTGCTTCCGGCGTGGGACGCCACGGCGCGTTCGGCGGCGATGGGGGGAGCGACTGA
- a CDS encoding GNAT family N-acetyltransferase — protein sequence MIPPLKPGAKLLKVDGPVIETARLILRPWRSDDIAVNTAMLSDPGTARYITPDGIAITTEISGWRNAAVISGHWALHGFGMFAVEEKSSRRYIGRVGPWCPPGWPGFEVGWGIDRAYRGKGYAVEAARASIDWVFANFEIDEIIHCIEASNEPSKSVARRLGARRDGEVDLFGKTNERWVTSRATWKG from the coding sequence ATGATCCCTCCGCTCAAGCCCGGCGCGAAGCTCCTGAAGGTCGATGGCCCGGTCATCGAGACCGCGCGCCTGATCCTGCGGCCATGGCGCAGTGACGACATTGCGGTGAATACGGCGATGCTGTCGGATCCCGGCACCGCGCGCTACATCACGCCCGACGGTATCGCGATTACCACTGAGATCAGCGGCTGGCGCAACGCCGCCGTGATATCGGGGCACTGGGCGCTGCATGGCTTCGGTATGTTCGCCGTCGAGGAAAAGTCGAGCCGCCGATATATCGGCCGCGTCGGGCCGTGGTGCCCGCCGGGATGGCCGGGCTTCGAGGTGGGATGGGGCATCGACCGCGCATACCGCGGCAAGGGTTACGCGGTGGAGGCGGCGCGCGCGTCGATCGACTGGGTGTTCGCTAACTTTGAGATCGACGAGATCATTCATTGCATCGAAGCCAGCAACGAACCGTCCAAGAGCGTCGCGCGGCGACTGGGCGCGCGGAGGGATGGCGAAGTCGATCTATTCGGCAAGACCAATGAGCGCTGGGTAACTTCACGCGCGACCTGGAAGGGTTGA